From a region of the Malania oleifera isolate guangnan ecotype guangnan chromosome 12, ASM2987363v1, whole genome shotgun sequence genome:
- the LOC131144536 gene encoding ABC transporter B family member 26, chloroplastic isoform X1 has translation MALSLCDFRPRFLSPLPPSRSLLVIRHRTALRFATNIKLRRYLSPASPCSERNRFFSALNSVSINGAPAPSSPDESRTECGGENDVEFRERLRKWIHFLRSVVPGGSWWSFPHHVEVAITAKPVTVLRALGGMWNLVAKDRWVIFAAFSALVLAALSEISIPHFLTASIFSAQSGEVLVLHRNLRLLVVLCITSGICSGLRGCCFGIANMILVKRMRETLYSTLLFQDISFFDTVTVGDLTSRLGADCQQVSRVIGNDLNFILRNVLQGTGALIYLLILSWPLGLCTLAICCTLSTIMLVYGQYQRKAAKLVQEFTASANEVAQETCSLMRTVRVYGTEKQELERYKLWLGKLADISLRQSAAFGFWNLSFNTLYHSTQAIAVLIGGMSILAGHITAEQLTKFILYSEWLIYSTWWIGDSISSLMQSVGASEKVFQLMDLLPSEQFVSKGLKLEGLMGHIEFVDISFRYPSREAVPVLQHVNISVHPNEVVAIVGLSGSGKSTLVNLLLRLYEPTSGQILIDGFPLRELDVKWLREKIGFVGQEPRLLRTDISSNIKYGCPRDVKQEDVEWAARQAYAHDFISSLPNGYKTIVDDDLLSGGQKQRIAIARAILRDPTILILDEATSALDAETEHNVKGVLRAVRNDSRTKRTVIVIAHRLSTIQAADRIVVMDDGQIIEMGNHKELLLEDGLYARLTRRQADAVA, from the exons ATGGCTCTGTCTCTCTGCGACTTCCGACCTCGCTTCCTCTCTCCTCTTCCACCGTCGCGAAGCCTCCTCGTCATCCGCCACCGCACTGCTCTCCGTTTCGCTACCAATATTAAACTCCGACGCTACCTCTCCCCTGCCTCTCCCTGCTCCGAGCGAAACAGATTCTTTTCTGCCCTAAATTCTGTTTCGATTAATGGAGCCCCGGCGCCGAGCAGTCCGGACGAGTCCCGGACCGAGTGCGGAGGAGAAAACGACGTCGAGTTCCGGGAAAGGTTGCGGAAGTGGATTCATTTTCTACGCTCGGTTGTGCCTGGGGGGAGCTGGTGGAGCTTCCCCCACCATGTCGAAGTTGCGATTACGGCGAAGCCGGTGACGGTGTTGCGGGCGCTGGGTGGGATGTGGAACTTGGTTGCTAAAGATCGATGGGTCATCTTCGCTGCCTTTTCTGCCCTAGTTCTTGCTGCG CTTTCAGAGATCTCCATACCCCATTTCTTGACAGCATCAATCTTTTCAGCACAGAGTGGAGAAGTCTTGGTGTTGCACCGGAATTTGCGTCTTTTAGTTGTGTTATGTATCACTTCAGGAATATGCAG TGGTCTACGAGGTTGCTGTTTCGGCATTGCGAATATGATCCTT GTCAAGCGAATGAGAGAAACATTATATTCCACTCTTCTTTTTCAG GATATATCCTTTTTTGACACTGTAACAGTTGGTGATTTGACAAGTAGGCTTGGGGCAGATTGTCAGCAAGTGTCACGTGTTATTGGAAATGACCTTAATTTCATATTACGAAATGTTCTTCAG GGCACTGGTGCATTGATCTACTTGCTGATTTTATCATGGCCACTTGGATTATGTACATTGGCAATTTGTTGTACTCTATCAACGATTATGCTCGTCTATGGCCA GTACCAAAGGAAAGCTGCAAAGCTAGTTCAAGAGTTCACTGCTTCTGCCAATGAA GTTGCGCAAGAGACATGCTCTTTGATGCGGACTGTGCGTGTATATGGAACCGAGAAACAAGAACTGGAAAG GTACAAGCTTTGGCTGGGAAAATTGGCTGACATTAGCTTGCGACAAAGTGCTGCATTTGGATTTTGGAATCTGAGCTTCAACACTCTTTATCACTCAACACAG GCTATTGCTGTGCTGATTGGAGGGATGTCAATTCTGGCTGGTCATATAACAGCTGAGCAACTTACGAAGTTTATACTGTATAGTGAATGGCTGATTTATTCAACATGGTGGATAGGGGACAGTATCTCATCATTGATGCAATCTGTTGGCGCAAGTGAGAAAGTTTTTCAATTGATGGATCTATTGCCAAGTGAGCAATTTGTATCAAAAG GATTAAAGTTGGAAGGGCTGATGGGACATATTGAGTTTGTGGACATATCTTTTCGTTATCCTTCAAGGGAAGCA GTACCCGTACTGCAGCATGTTAACATTTCAGTGCATCCAAATGAAGTGGTTGCAATT GTTGGACTTAGTGGTAGTGGAAAAAGCACATTGGTGAATCTTCTACTCCGTCTTTATGAGCCAACAAGTGGTCAG ATATTGATTGATGGCTTCCCTCTTAGAGAGTTGGACGTCAAGTGGCTTAGAGAAAAAATTGGATTTGTGGGACAG GAGCCCCGACTTCTGCGAACAGATATCAGTTCAAACATAAAATATGGATGTCCTAGAGATGTCAAGCAGGAGGACGTGGAGTGGGCTGCTAGGCAGGCTTATGCTCATGATTTCATCTCCTCTCTACCGAACGGCTACAAAACCATAGTTGATGATGATTTGCTCAGTGGGGGGCAAAAGCAGCGAATTGCAATTGCCCGGGCCATTCTTAGGGATCCAACCATTTTAATCCTCGATGAAGCCACTAGTGCCCTTGATGCAGAGACCGAACACAACGTCAAG GGTGTTCTTCGGGCTGTCAGAAATGACTCAAGGACAAAGAGAACTGTCATAGTAATTGCACACAG GCTATCGACGATACAAGCTGCTGACAGAATTGTGGTAATGGATGATGGTCAAATTATCGAG ATGGGCAACCATAAGGAGCTTCTCCTGGAAGATGGATTGTATGCACGATTGACAAGAAGACAGGCTGATGCCGTGGCATGA
- the LOC131144536 gene encoding ABC transporter B family member 26, chloroplastic isoform X2 has protein sequence MGHLRCLFCPSSCCAFRDLHTPFLDSINLFSTEWRSLGVAPEFASFSCVMYHFRNMQVKIFGLRGCCFGIANMILVKRMRETLYSTLLFQDISFFDTVTVGDLTSRLGADCQQVSRVIGNDLNFILRNVLQGTGALIYLLILSWPLGLCTLAICCTLSTIMLVYGQYQRKAAKLVQEFTASANEVAQETCSLMRTVRVYGTEKQELERYKLWLGKLADISLRQSAAFGFWNLSFNTLYHSTQAIAVLIGGMSILAGHITAEQLTKFILYSEWLIYSTWWIGDSISSLMQSVGASEKVFQLMDLLPSEQFVSKGLKLEGLMGHIEFVDISFRYPSREAVPVLQHVNISVHPNEVVAIVGLSGSGKSTLVNLLLRLYEPTSGQILIDGFPLRELDVKWLREKIGFVGQEPRLLRTDISSNIKYGCPRDVKQEDVEWAARQAYAHDFISSLPNGYKTIVDDDLLSGGQKQRIAIARAILRDPTILILDEATSALDAETEHNVKGVLRAVRNDSRTKRTVIVIAHRLSTIQAADRIVVMDDGQIIEMGNHKELLLEDGLYARLTRRQADAVA, from the exons ATGGGTCATCTTCGCTGCCTTTTCTGCCCTAGTTCTTGCTGCG CTTTCAGAGATCTCCATACCCCATTTCTTGACAGCATCAATCTTTTCAGCACAGAGTGGAGAAGTCTTGGTGTTGCACCGGAATTTGCGTCTTTTAGTTGTGTTATGTATCACTTCAGGAATATGCAGGTCAAAATCTT TGGTCTACGAGGTTGCTGTTTCGGCATTGCGAATATGATCCTT GTCAAGCGAATGAGAGAAACATTATATTCCACTCTTCTTTTTCAG GATATATCCTTTTTTGACACTGTAACAGTTGGTGATTTGACAAGTAGGCTTGGGGCAGATTGTCAGCAAGTGTCACGTGTTATTGGAAATGACCTTAATTTCATATTACGAAATGTTCTTCAG GGCACTGGTGCATTGATCTACTTGCTGATTTTATCATGGCCACTTGGATTATGTACATTGGCAATTTGTTGTACTCTATCAACGATTATGCTCGTCTATGGCCA GTACCAAAGGAAAGCTGCAAAGCTAGTTCAAGAGTTCACTGCTTCTGCCAATGAA GTTGCGCAAGAGACATGCTCTTTGATGCGGACTGTGCGTGTATATGGAACCGAGAAACAAGAACTGGAAAG GTACAAGCTTTGGCTGGGAAAATTGGCTGACATTAGCTTGCGACAAAGTGCTGCATTTGGATTTTGGAATCTGAGCTTCAACACTCTTTATCACTCAACACAG GCTATTGCTGTGCTGATTGGAGGGATGTCAATTCTGGCTGGTCATATAACAGCTGAGCAACTTACGAAGTTTATACTGTATAGTGAATGGCTGATTTATTCAACATGGTGGATAGGGGACAGTATCTCATCATTGATGCAATCTGTTGGCGCAAGTGAGAAAGTTTTTCAATTGATGGATCTATTGCCAAGTGAGCAATTTGTATCAAAAG GATTAAAGTTGGAAGGGCTGATGGGACATATTGAGTTTGTGGACATATCTTTTCGTTATCCTTCAAGGGAAGCA GTACCCGTACTGCAGCATGTTAACATTTCAGTGCATCCAAATGAAGTGGTTGCAATT GTTGGACTTAGTGGTAGTGGAAAAAGCACATTGGTGAATCTTCTACTCCGTCTTTATGAGCCAACAAGTGGTCAG ATATTGATTGATGGCTTCCCTCTTAGAGAGTTGGACGTCAAGTGGCTTAGAGAAAAAATTGGATTTGTGGGACAG GAGCCCCGACTTCTGCGAACAGATATCAGTTCAAACATAAAATATGGATGTCCTAGAGATGTCAAGCAGGAGGACGTGGAGTGGGCTGCTAGGCAGGCTTATGCTCATGATTTCATCTCCTCTCTACCGAACGGCTACAAAACCATAGTTGATGATGATTTGCTCAGTGGGGGGCAAAAGCAGCGAATTGCAATTGCCCGGGCCATTCTTAGGGATCCAACCATTTTAATCCTCGATGAAGCCACTAGTGCCCTTGATGCAGAGACCGAACACAACGTCAAG GGTGTTCTTCGGGCTGTCAGAAATGACTCAAGGACAAAGAGAACTGTCATAGTAATTGCACACAG GCTATCGACGATACAAGCTGCTGACAGAATTGTGGTAATGGATGATGGTCAAATTATCGAG ATGGGCAACCATAAGGAGCTTCTCCTGGAAGATGGATTGTATGCACGATTGACAAGAAGACAGGCTGATGCCGTGGCATGA